In Rutidosis leptorrhynchoides isolate AG116_Rl617_1_P2 chromosome 6, CSIRO_AGI_Rlap_v1, whole genome shotgun sequence, the DNA window GATGATGAGAATGGATTAGAAAATCTAATTTCTTTTATCTACCCCCATGATACGTTACAGAATCCAAATGCTGCAGAATTACATCAAAAGGCGATCTTTTGCCCGAAAAATGATGCAGCTGACACCATAAATAAGTTGGTCGTCAATATGGTTGATGTCCCAGTTACAACGTATGCAAGCTATGATACTGCTGCACCACAAGGGAATGACGGTGGTGAGTCGGAACTACTATATCCAACAGAATACTTGAACACGGTAAATTACCCTGGCCTGCTACCACATCTTCTCGAGCTAAAAATAGGGGTGCCGGCTATTTTGTTACGGAATATTAATGTCGTAGGCGGCCTTTGTAATGGTACCAGGATGATAATCACTCAGCTCCTATCTAAAGTGGTTGAAGCTGATATTATCACGGGTACAAGGGTTGGTGAAAAGGTCTTCTTCCCGAGAATGAACCTCATCCACAAAGACCCAACGTTACCTTACGTTTTAAAAAGACAGCAGGTCCCGCTAAAAATTTCGTATGCCATGACCATAAATAAGAGCCAGGGGCAGTCTCTGAACAAAATAGGCGTTTATCTACCTAAACCAATTTTCGGCCACGGGCAATTGTATGTTGCACTCTCAAGGGCTACATCACCAAATGGTCTGAAAATACTAATTAGACAACATGAGGGGCAAGAGGAAAATGTCACGAAGAATATCGTCTACACAGATTTCCTTTCCACAATAGCTGACTTCGATGCTACCCCGGTTGCTCATACTATCGACTAAAACAACACGCCACAGAAACACTATGTATATAGTAAATAATTTTTTTGAAttataatgttattatttttttttttttggtttcacAGTATGGTACAAATTACAGCCTTGGCACAGCTTGCACCAGGCGATAGAAATAGGACTATCGCTGCGAGAATTTACTGAAAGTGGGTAACTTAcaattttcacactcaagcaccaaATGGCTACTGCTGCATGTTAATCGATGAGATGGTATTATTGCATCAACCCTTTACATCAATATTTTTTTGTCTCATTTAAAAAGTTTACCACACATTTTATATATAATTCTGCAGCACTACCCTATGCTTGTCAACATGCGCTATTCTGACAAGGAGTTTCTTGATGCACTAATGACTTTAAATTTAGTCTATGTGATAAGGAATTTCTCTTGCCACACAACAACTAAGTGGGAGAAGGTACTACCCGGGCCAACGACCCTTTCTTTTGATAGGAACACAACTTTTGAACTTATGCAGGAGGCAGTTTTTCCGGAGCATTATTTCCAGTTTGTGGCTTATAATCAGTTGCGTACGCGTTTGCCAAACACTACCGTGCTTGCTGGTAAGTTCAACGTAATAACAACCACGTTTTTAAAAAATTGCGCACCAACTGATACGCTATTTACACAAACAGACTACATCGGGTGCATTGAACGTCTCGAAGATGTGATAGTTATGGGAGATGTTAACCGTAATCAAGTTATACGAAGGACGATCGACCTTACAAACCTGAAGTAGTTGTATCTACAGTTTACAAACAACATGTTAAATTACTTACTTGAATTTTGTAAATACACTTCTAACTGCTATTAATTGTGTACCACTTTGTTTACCTTTAACATTTCTAAACAATGTGACATTTGTGTAGCGGTGATACAATTCAACTCACCCTCTGAAATGACCCAGCTATGGCGTTTGATGCAGAAACGTATGATTCTCTGGAAAAACCTGTCATCTTAGCGGTCAGTTCATGTCGACCAAAGGTCTATCGTGGTATGCATCAAAATCCAAAACCCTTTTCATAGTCACTAACAAATAGCACGACTCACTCATGCATTTCTAAACGCTCAAACGTTAACTTTTTTTATGGTTTGTGTGATATAAAGGAGAGGTCCAACTCAGCGCTTCTCAGGCCACGCACTGTTACTTTAACCCACGGATACCAGAATTTCTAGATTCAATAGAAGAGTAAGCACCTCTCTAACCTTAATCTTATTAGTGTTTTTGTAATAACACTCACAACGATTTCCTGCGATGTTAATGCGCAGGCACACAAATCGGTTCCTGGCAAACCC includes these proteins:
- the LOC139853875 gene encoding uncharacterized protein; translation: MRLIHPSLTPPEKERNAAFSTWLLDIRNGEVRIRDLEDPVNSSWVRIPDTYYVPDDENGLENLISFIYPHDTLQNPNAAELHQKAIFCPKNDAADTINKLVVNMVDVPVTTYASYDTAAPQGNDGGESELLYPTEYLNTVNYPGLLPHLLELKIGVPAILLRNINVVGGLCNGTRMIITQLLSKVVEADIITGTRVGEKVFFPRMNLIHKDPTLPYVLKRQQVPLKISYAMTINKSQGQSLNKIGVYLPKPIFGHGQLYVALSRATSPNGLKILIRQHEGQEENVTKNIVYTDFLSTIADFDATPVAHTID